Proteins encoded by one window of Nocardia goodfellowii:
- a CDS encoding MerR family transcriptional regulator yields the protein MFTIGDFAHLGRVSVRMLRHYDAVGLLPPAHTDPATGYRHYEAAQLARLNRLVALKDLGLTLEQVKVVLDEKISLEQLRGTLLVRRAQLRQQIALDEARLRRVEARLRAIESEGIMHTDDIVVKKVDSVRVARLTEQAASFAPEDIGPVIQPLYQEICGRLERTGTTITGPGIATYEPAEGDSVLVHAGMQVAERPASAADVEVVDLPAIDQAATAIHRGSMDLIDETYRAVARWIADNGYQQHGFGREVYLHCPEDVADWVTEIQIQISKP from the coding sequence ATGTTCACTATCGGAGACTTCGCCCACCTCGGTCGCGTATCGGTGCGGATGCTGCGTCACTACGACGCGGTCGGTTTGCTTCCACCCGCACACACCGACCCGGCCACCGGCTACCGCCACTACGAAGCCGCCCAGCTGGCACGACTGAACCGATTGGTCGCGCTGAAAGACCTCGGCCTGACACTGGAGCAGGTCAAGGTGGTACTCGACGAGAAGATCTCGCTGGAGCAGTTGCGGGGCACGCTGTTGGTTCGGCGCGCCCAACTGCGTCAGCAGATCGCCCTCGACGAGGCCAGGCTGCGCCGGGTGGAGGCACGTCTTCGAGCAATCGAAAGCGAAGGCATCATGCATACCGACGACATTGTGGTGAAGAAAGTCGATTCCGTCCGCGTCGCGCGGCTCACCGAGCAGGCCGCGTCCTTCGCACCTGAGGACATCGGCCCGGTCATCCAGCCGCTCTACCAGGAGATCTGTGGGCGACTGGAACGCACGGGCACCACGATCACGGGTCCCGGCATCGCGACCTACGAGCCGGCCGAAGGTGACAGCGTGCTCGTCCACGCGGGCATGCAGGTCGCCGAGCGACCCGCTTCGGCGGCGGATGTCGAGGTCGTCGACCTGCCCGCGATCGACCAGGCCGCGACCGCGATCCACCGCGGGTCGATGGACCTGATCGATGAGACGTATCGGGCCGTCGCACGCTGGATCGCCGACAACGGCTATCAGCAGCACGGGTTCGGGCGCGAGGTCTACCTGCACTGCCCCGAGGACGTCGCGGACTGGGTGACCGAGATCCAAATTCAGATCAGCAAGCCGTAA
- a CDS encoding precorrin-2 C(20)-methyltransferase, which translates to MSDIMPGKLWGVGLGPGDPELVTVKAAKIIASADVIAFHSARHGRSISRGIAAPYMRAGQLEEHLVYPVTTETTDHPGGYQGAIDEFYADAAERLAAHLSAGRTVALLAAGDPLFYSSYMHMHRRLADRFEAEIIPGITSVSAASAALGTPLVEGEQVLTVLPGTLPADELTRRLRDTDAAAIMKLGRTYPGVRQALSDSGRLDDAYYIERASSTRQRVLAAAEVEDADVPYFSITLVPGPTPTTRLPRAKSAAEPDAGRSAATGASTGEVVVVGLGPGSPEWTTPEVRQALARATDLVGYTTYIDRVPERQGQRRHASDNKVESERAAMALDLAKNGAKVVVVSSGDPGVFAMAAAVLEESADPQWRDVPVRVLPGLTAANAVASRVGAPLGHDYAMISLSDRLKPWEVVAQRLSAVAAADMAIAIYNPASSQRTWQVGAMRDLLLEHRKPDTPVVLGRDVGGPTESVRVVALSELEQADVDMRTLLIIGASTTTVVESPDGPRVFTSRRYST; encoded by the coding sequence ATGAGCGACATCATGCCCGGCAAACTGTGGGGTGTCGGGCTGGGCCCGGGCGACCCGGAACTGGTCACCGTCAAGGCCGCCAAGATCATCGCCTCGGCCGATGTCATCGCTTTTCACAGCGCCCGGCACGGCCGCAGCATCTCCCGTGGCATCGCCGCGCCGTACATGCGCGCGGGGCAACTCGAGGAGCACCTGGTCTACCCGGTCACCACCGAAACCACCGATCATCCGGGCGGCTATCAGGGCGCGATCGACGAGTTCTACGCGGACGCCGCCGAACGCCTGGCCGCTCATCTTTCGGCGGGACGAACCGTCGCCCTGCTCGCCGCGGGCGACCCGCTCTTCTACAGCTCCTACATGCATATGCACCGGCGTCTCGCCGACCGGTTCGAAGCCGAGATCATTCCCGGCATCACCTCGGTCAGCGCGGCCTCGGCGGCGCTGGGCACCCCGCTGGTCGAGGGCGAACAGGTCCTCACCGTCCTGCCCGGCACCCTGCCCGCCGACGAGCTCACCCGTCGTCTGCGCGACACCGACGCGGCCGCCATCATGAAACTCGGCCGCACCTATCCCGGTGTGCGCCAGGCACTCTCGGATTCCGGCCGCCTGGACGACGCTTACTACATCGAACGCGCGAGTTCCACCCGTCAGCGCGTGCTCGCGGCCGCGGAGGTCGAGGACGCCGACGTGCCGTACTTCTCGATCACCCTGGTTCCCGGCCCCACACCGACCACCCGGTTGCCGCGTGCGAAGTCCGCCGCGGAACCAGATGCCGGCCGGTCCGCCGCCACAGGTGCGAGCACCGGCGAGGTCGTGGTGGTCGGGCTCGGTCCCGGCTCACCGGAGTGGACCACGCCGGAGGTCCGGCAGGCGCTGGCGCGAGCTACCGATCTCGTTGGCTACACCACCTATATCGATCGAGTTCCGGAACGGCAGGGCCAGCGCAGGCACGCCAGCGACAACAAGGTCGAATCCGAACGTGCCGCCATGGCACTGGATTTGGCGAAGAACGGCGCGAAGGTGGTGGTGGTCTCCTCGGGCGATCCCGGCGTCTTCGCCATGGCCGCCGCGGTGTTGGAGGAATCGGCCGACCCGCAGTGGCGCGATGTCCCGGTACGGGTGCTGCCGGGCCTCACCGCGGCCAACGCGGTCGCCAGCCGCGTCGGCGCGCCCCTCGGCCACGACTACGCCATGATCTCCCTCTCCGACCGCTTGAAGCCGTGGGAGGTTGTCGCACAGCGCCTTTCGGCGGTCGCCGCCGCCGATATGGCCATCGCGATCTACAACCCGGCGTCCTCCCAGCGCACCTGGCAGGTCGGCGCGATGCGCGATCTGCTGCTGGAACACCGCAAGCCGGACACCCCCGTGGTGCTCGGCCGCGACGTCGGCGGTCCCACCGAATCGGTGCGCGTGGTCGCCCTGTCGGAACTCGAACAGGCCGACGTGGACATGCGCACCTTGCTCATCATCGGCGCGTCCACCACCACGGTTGTCGAGTCGCCGGACGGCCCCCGCGTTTTCACCTCGCGCCGCTACAGCACCTAG
- a CDS encoding precorrin-8X methylmutase: MSDVRASYLTDGAEIYRRSFATIRAEAELSRFPADVAQVVVRMIHGCGQVDLAEDIAFSPGVVAAARTALRAGAPILCDANMVASGVTRKRLPADNEVICTLADPRVPELAAALGNTRSAAALELWRDRLDGAVVAIGNAPTALFHLLDLLDAGAPRPAAVLGIPVGFIGAAESKDALIEYGDLEYLTVRGRRGGSAITASALNAIASEQE; encoded by the coding sequence ATGTCCGACGTGCGTGCCAGCTACCTCACCGACGGGGCCGAGATCTATCGGCGCTCGTTCGCGACGATCCGTGCGGAGGCCGAGTTGAGCCGGTTCCCGGCGGACGTGGCGCAGGTGGTGGTGCGAATGATCCACGGCTGCGGGCAAGTCGACCTCGCCGAGGACATCGCGTTCTCCCCCGGCGTGGTCGCGGCCGCGCGCACGGCACTGCGCGCGGGCGCGCCGATTCTCTGTGATGCGAACATGGTCGCCTCCGGCGTCACCCGCAAGCGCCTGCCCGCGGACAACGAGGTGATCTGCACCCTCGCCGACCCCCGGGTGCCGGAACTGGCCGCGGCCCTGGGCAATACCCGCTCCGCCGCCGCCCTCGAACTGTGGCGCGACCGCCTCGACGGCGCGGTCGTGGCGATCGGCAACGCCCCCACCGCCCTGTTCCATCTGCTCGACTTGCTCGACGCGGGCGCGCCGCGACCGGCCGCCGTCCTGGGCATCCCCGTCGGCTTCATCGGCGCCGCCGAATCGAAGGACGCGCTGATCGAGTACGGCGACCTCGAATATCTGACGGTGCGGGGCCGGCGCGGCGGCAGCGCGATCACCGCTTCGGCATTGAACGCGATTGCGAGCGAACAGGAATGA
- a CDS encoding Lrp/AsnC family transcriptional regulator: MDDLDRRILGHLLKSARASFQEIGSAVGLSAPAVKRRVDRMVASGQITGFTALVNPAALGWTTEAYVEVYYRDNISPAELRRSLEPISQVIGVWTIAGEADALVHVMAKDMAEIESTVEHIRENARVGRTRSSIVMSRLLERPRT, encoded by the coding sequence GTGGACGACCTCGACCGCCGAATCCTGGGCCATTTGCTGAAATCCGCGCGCGCCTCGTTCCAGGAAATCGGCTCGGCGGTGGGCCTGTCGGCGCCCGCGGTGAAACGGCGGGTCGACCGCATGGTCGCCAGCGGGCAGATCACCGGATTCACCGCACTGGTCAACCCGGCCGCGCTGGGCTGGACCACCGAGGCCTACGTCGAGGTCTACTACCGCGACAACATCTCCCCGGCCGAACTGCGTCGCAGCCTGGAACCGATCTCCCAGGTCATCGGCGTGTGGACCATCGCGGGCGAAGCCGACGCACTCGTGCACGTGATGGCGAAGGATATGGCCGAGATCGAATCGACCGTGGAACATATCCGGGAGAACGCCCGCGTCGGGCGCACCCGCAGTTCCATCGTCATGTCCCGCCTCCTGGAGCGCCCCCGCACCTGA
- the ddaH gene encoding dimethylargininase, whose product MTSVATLPASDPTPARQPSARRFVMCRPDHFAVFYAINPWMNPAEPVDRALAIAQWETLRAVYEQYGHQVDLVPGEPGLPDMVFAANSGLVYGGRVMSARFTHPERAAEGPAYHHWFAQRGFGEVVAARETNEGEGDFIRVGPRILAATGFRSSVAAHREVEHYFGRPVVSLELVDPRFYHLDTALMALDEDNIAYFPAAFSPDSRAILSALYPDAIVATDADAVVLGLNGVSDGYNVFLSDRARNLQEVLRANGYNPVGLDLSELLRAGGGVKCCTLELHD is encoded by the coding sequence ATGACTTCTGTAGCCACCCTGCCCGCCTCCGACCCGACTCCGGCGCGACAACCGTCCGCACGCCGCTTCGTCATGTGCCGCCCAGACCATTTCGCCGTCTTCTATGCGATCAATCCGTGGATGAACCCGGCTGAACCCGTCGACCGCGCCTTGGCCATCGCGCAATGGGAGACCCTGCGCGCGGTCTACGAACAGTACGGTCACCAGGTCGATCTGGTTCCCGGCGAACCAGGCCTGCCGGACATGGTTTTCGCGGCCAATAGCGGTCTGGTCTACGGCGGCCGGGTGATGTCGGCCCGCTTCACCCATCCGGAACGCGCCGCCGAAGGTCCCGCCTACCACCACTGGTTCGCCCAGCGCGGTTTCGGCGAGGTGGTCGCGGCGCGCGAAACAAACGAGGGCGAAGGCGATTTCATCCGTGTCGGCCCCCGGATTCTCGCCGCCACCGGCTTCCGCAGCTCGGTCGCCGCGCATCGCGAGGTGGAACACTACTTCGGCCGCCCCGTTGTCTCGCTCGAGTTGGTCGACCCGCGCTTCTATCACCTCGACACCGCGCTGATGGCGCTCGACGAGGACAACATCGCTTATTTCCCAGCCGCTTTCAGCCCGGACAGCCGCGCCATCCTGAGCGCCCTGTACCCGGACGCCATCGTCGCCACCGACGCGGACGCGGTCGTCCTCGGCCTCAACGGCGTCTCCGACGGCTACAACGTCTTTCTCAGCGACCGGGCCCGCAACCTTCAGGAAGTGTTGCGCGCCAACGGTTACAACCCGGTCGGGCTGGATCTGTCCGAACTCTTGCGCGCGGGCGGTGGCGTCAAATGCTGCACGCTCGAGCTGCACGACTGA
- a CDS encoding transcription termination factor Rho, short form — protein MQDNTIQTPVTGILDITDNHATLRADGYLPGPRDAHVPPRLVRDYGLRRGDTLTGTVGVQREGAKLPPLTAVATINGLPPGNAKSRPHFADLTPIYPQDRLRLETEKHELTTRATDLVMPIGKGQRAMIVAPPKAGKTSVLQAIAHGIAKNHPECELVLILIGERPEEVTDLSRAVPARVAAATFDQPAHEHIALAELAIEHAKRRVEMGHDVVVLLDSLTRLARAYNLAAAGSGRILSGGVDAGALAPPKKFLGAARNIEHGGSLTIIATALVETGSLADTVIFEEYKGTGNAELKLDRQIAGRRVFPAIDIDRSGTRKEELLLTPAELVATRSLRKTISGREPQQAIELLLTGLRQTETNSEFLTQIRNAG, from the coding sequence ATGCAAGACAACACTATTCAGACGCCGGTCACCGGCATCCTCGACATCACCGACAACCACGCCACGCTGCGCGCCGACGGCTATCTGCCCGGTCCGCGTGACGCTCACGTGCCGCCGCGTTTGGTCCGCGACTACGGACTTCGCCGCGGCGACACGCTCACCGGCACCGTCGGCGTCCAGCGCGAAGGGGCCAAGCTTCCTCCGCTGACCGCGGTCGCCACCATCAACGGCCTACCGCCCGGCAACGCCAAGTCTCGGCCGCACTTCGCTGATCTCACGCCCATCTACCCGCAGGACCGGCTTCGGCTGGAGACCGAAAAGCATGAACTCACCACCCGGGCGACCGACCTGGTGATGCCGATCGGCAAAGGCCAGCGCGCCATGATCGTGGCACCGCCCAAGGCGGGCAAAACCTCTGTGCTGCAAGCGATCGCGCACGGCATCGCCAAGAATCATCCCGAGTGCGAACTGGTGCTCATCCTGATCGGCGAACGCCCGGAGGAGGTGACCGACCTGTCGCGCGCGGTCCCGGCCCGAGTCGCCGCCGCGACCTTCGACCAACCCGCCCACGAACACATCGCGCTGGCCGAACTGGCCATCGAACACGCCAAGCGCCGCGTCGAAATGGGCCACGACGTGGTCGTCCTGCTGGACTCCCTGACTCGCCTGGCCCGCGCCTACAACCTCGCGGCCGCCGGCTCCGGCCGGATCCTGTCCGGCGGCGTCGACGCGGGCGCGCTCGCCCCGCCGAAGAAATTCCTCGGCGCCGCACGCAATATCGAGCACGGCGGCTCGCTCACCATCATCGCGACCGCCCTGGTCGAAACCGGCTCGCTGGCCGACACCGTCATCTTCGAGGAATACAAGGGCACCGGTAACGCCGAGCTGAAACTCGACCGGCAGATCGCCGGACGCCGCGTATTCCCCGCGATCGATATCGATCGCTCGGGCACTCGTAAAGAGGAATTGCTGCTCACCCCAGCGGAACTCGTCGCCACTCGATCCCTGCGCAAGACGATCTCGGGCCGCGAGCCGCAGCAGGCTATCGAACTCCTGCTGACCGGCCTGCGGCAAACCGAGACCAATTCCGAGTTCCTGACCCAGATCCGCAACGCGGGCTGA
- the cobG gene encoding precorrin-3B synthase encodes MTREVSDSCPGVLRLHQAADGPLARVRVPGGRLEPGQWQVLAEAADELGDGAIELTSRGNLQLRQVRDAGELSRRLAAAGLLPSHSHERVRNIVASPLAGRIGGLADVHALVLALDSGLRAEERLAQLPGRVLFTLDDGRGDVSGLGGDIGVHAVGPDEFALVLAGQDSGIRVHASDAVDVMLAAAHGFLDLSSGQWRLHEVQDGVSAVIDHLGLSPTAEPLEFVAAQNIPIGWLDQDNGLVSLGAGVRLGSLPARLAEFLAAIERPIFVTPWRSLIITDLTEGAAEQVVRVLAPMGLIFDANSPWLLVSACAGQPGCAKSHTDVRADVTAAVESGRVLPTGTNHSEPRSKNLAAHDVVAAGRQHWSGCERHCGRPRGVVTDVTATPDGYRID; translated from the coding sequence GTGACGCGTGAGGTTTCCGATTCCTGCCCCGGGGTGCTGCGGCTGCATCAGGCGGCCGACGGACCGCTGGCGCGGGTGCGGGTGCCCGGGGGTCGGCTCGAGCCTGGGCAGTGGCAAGTGCTCGCGGAAGCCGCGGATGAGCTCGGTGACGGCGCCATCGAGCTGACCTCGCGGGGGAACCTGCAGTTGCGGCAGGTGCGGGATGCCGGTGAGCTGTCTCGGCGGCTGGCGGCGGCGGGTTTGCTACCCAGTCACTCTCATGAGCGGGTCCGAAATATCGTCGCCTCGCCGCTGGCGGGCCGGATCGGCGGCCTGGCCGATGTCCATGCGCTGGTGCTCGCGCTCGATTCCGGATTGCGCGCGGAGGAGCGCCTGGCCCAGCTACCCGGGCGTGTGCTGTTCACCCTCGACGACGGGCGCGGAGATGTCAGCGGGCTCGGTGGCGATATCGGCGTGCACGCGGTCGGGCCGGACGAGTTCGCGCTGGTGCTCGCCGGACAGGACAGCGGGATAAGGGTGCACGCGTCCGATGCCGTCGACGTCATGCTGGCCGCGGCGCACGGGTTCCTCGACCTGAGTTCCGGGCAGTGGCGGCTGCACGAGGTCCAGGACGGGGTGAGTGCGGTGATCGATCACCTCGGCCTCTCCCCCACTGCGGAACCGCTGGAATTCGTTGCAGCCCAAAACATCCCGATCGGCTGGCTGGATCAGGACAACGGCCTCGTCAGTCTCGGCGCGGGGGTTCGCCTGGGATCCCTGCCCGCCCGCCTCGCCGAATTCCTCGCCGCCATCGAACGCCCGATCTTCGTGACCCCCTGGCGAAGTCTGATCATCACCGATCTGACGGAGGGCGCAGCCGAGCAGGTGGTCCGCGTGCTGGCCCCGATGGGACTGATTTTCGACGCGAACTCACCGTGGCTGCTGGTCAGCGCTTGTGCCGGCCAGCCGGGCTGCGCGAAATCGCACACCGATGTGCGGGCGGATGTCACCGCGGCGGTCGAATCGGGCCGGGTCCTGCCCACCGGAACGAACCATAGTGAGCCCCGATCGAAGAACCTCGCCGCGCACGATGTCGTAGCCGCAGGACGACAGCACTGGTCCGGTTGCGAGCGCCACTGCGGCCGCCCCCGCGGCGTGGTAACCGACGTCACCGCCACCCCTGACGGTTACCGCATCGATTGA
- a CDS encoding arsenate reductase ArsC has product MASKPSVLFVCVHNAGRSQMAQGFLTHLAGDTIEARSAGSAPAETLNPAAVEAMREVGIDITAQAPKILTPDTVESSTVVITMGCGDACPYFPGVDYRDWKLDDPAGQGIEAVRPIRDRIRDHVEKLIFELAGSPS; this is encoded by the coding sequence ATGGCTTCCAAGCCCAGCGTCTTGTTCGTCTGCGTCCATAACGCCGGACGCTCCCAGATGGCACAAGGCTTCCTCACCCACCTCGCCGGCGACACCATCGAAGCCCGCTCCGCCGGTTCGGCGCCCGCCGAGACCCTCAACCCGGCCGCCGTGGAAGCCATGCGCGAGGTCGGCATCGACATCACCGCACAGGCCCCGAAAATACTGACTCCCGACACCGTCGAGTCCTCCACTGTCGTCATCACCATGGGGTGTGGAGATGCCTGCCCGTACTTCCCGGGCGTGGACTACCGCGACTGGAAACTCGACGACCCGGCAGGCCAGGGGATCGAAGCGGTGCGCCCCATCCGCGACCGAATCCGGGACCACGTCGAGAAGCTGATCTTCGAACTCGCGGGGTCGCCGAGCTGA